One Acropora palmata chromosome 2, jaAcrPala1.3, whole genome shotgun sequence genomic window carries:
- the LOC141874849 gene encoding uncharacterized protein LOC141874849: protein MILYNGHKRVYALKFQSIAPPNGLIGNVYGPAEGRKHDAGMLVHSGLLHDLEQFAFNLAGQPLCVYGDPAYPLRVHLQGPFKQMEEYNAAMNAVRSSVEWLFGDMVNSFKLKL, encoded by the exons ATGATTCTCTACAATGGCCATAAGAGGGTCTATGCACTTAAGTTTCAAAGTATTGCTCCTCCCAATGGTTTAATAGGGAACGTATATGGCCCAGCTG aagGAAGGAAGCATGATGCAGGCATGCTAGTTCACTCAGGGCTGCTGCATGATTTGGAGCAGTTTGCATTTAATCTAGCTGGTCAGCCCCTTTGTGTGTATGGTGACCCTGCCTACCCACTTAGGGTGCATCTGCAAGGTCCTTTCAAGCAAATGGAAGAATATAATGCTGCAATGAATGCTGTTAGGAGCTCAGTGGAGTGGCTTTTTGGGGATATGGTTAATTCTTTCAAGCTCAAATtatga
- the LOC141874299 gene encoding uncharacterized protein LOC141874299 isoform X1 gives MIKELLRRFARENFGRANNVPVLHGHSETAKPLSLIIKRKRSIWKRPFAREEMIILGGLEKFVSSDCQKKYLDAVKSKVIEEQVMEKGKNDPVDRHKEFSFDIARVGKIKLSADDNLGDLLLGRVRQEYIVDPDLREILSCAVLDADKMIAYQDHELLLMTSVVYSESFEVVDERKQKCDVELPLELSEVLKSKLHGNYKQTLTPPGVAKRNVWGPILFKHCRVQYSQETKKMEIMEGKFVGKCKPTRHMTVDQELQDDCDSDYEDNKIDDVDDENGQIPDVVVADDIFLDDFTDQDMRNIERIYKNVLMKTKSREKQKALVKKYLGWFENLLVDDKVKILLNEPLTSNDCLFMRSLFVSALPGQDTLDFTKVKRAEIHGCGYILKLLDELCDEEWKELGIPSN, from the exons ATGATTAAGGAACTACTTCGCAGGTTTGCCCGAGAGAACTTTGGCCGTGCTAACAATGTGCCAGTTTTGCATGGACATTCAGAGACAGCAAAGCCTTTGTCCCTGATAATCAAACGAAAGAGATCAATATGGAAACGCCCCTTTGCGAGAGAAGAAATGATCATTCTCGGTGGCCtggaaaaatttgtttccagCGATTGTCAAAAAAAGTATCTGGATGCCGTTAAATCAAAGGTTATTGAAGAGCAAGTGATGGAGAAGGGGAAAAATGATCCAGTAGACAG GCACAAAGAATTTAGTTTTGATATTGCGCGCGTTGGAAAGATAAAGCTGTCTGCCGACGACAACCTGGGAGACCTTCTACTTGGCAGAGTTCGCCAGGAATATATAGTAGATCCAGACCTTCGTGAAATACTTTCTTGTGCAGTCCTGGACGCTGACAAGATGATTGCTTATCAAGATCATGAACTGCTTCTCATGACCTCTGTAGTTTACAGTGAAAGTTTTGAGGTTGTGGATGAAAGGAAGCAAAAG TGTGATGTTGAACTTCCATTGGAGCTCTCAGAGGTTCTGAAATCCAAACTCCACGGTAACTACAAACAAACGTTAACTCCTCCGGGGGTGGCAAAAAGAAACGTTTGGGGACCAATTCTTTTCAAGCATTGTCGTGTTCAGTATagtcaagaaacaaaaaaaatggagaTCATGGAGGGAAAGTTTGTCGGCAAGTGTAAACCAACGCGACATATGACTGTCGATCAGGAATTGCAAGATGACTGTGATTCTGATTACGAagacaataaaattgatgatgttgatgacgAGAATGGACAGATTCCAGATGTTGTGGTTGCAGACGACATTTTTCTAG ATGATTTCACTGACCAGGACATGAGGAATATTGAGCGCATATACAAGAACGTGTTGATGAAAACGAAGAGCCGAGAGAAGCAAAAAGCGCTGGTCAAAAAGTACCTGGGATGG tttgaaaactTATTGGTAGACGATAAGGTGAAGATTTTACTGAATGAACCACTGACCAGCAACGATTGCTTATTTATGCGGAGCTTGTTTGTATCTGCATTGCCAGGTCAAGACACGCTTGATTTCACAAAAGTCAAGAGAGCAGAAATTCATGGATGTGGATATATTTTGAAATTGCTTGATG
- the LOC141874299 gene encoding uncharacterized protein LOC141874299 isoform X2, translating into MIKELLRRFARENFGRANNVPVLHGHSETAKPLSLIIKRKRSIWKRPFAREEMIILGGLEKFVSSDCQKKYLDAVKSKVIEEQVMEKGKNDPVDRHKEFSFDIARVGKIKLSADDNLGDLLLGRVRQEYIVDPDLREILSCAVLDADKMIAYQDHELLLMTSVVYSESFEVVDERKQKCDVELPLELSEVLKSKLHGNYKQTLTPPGVAKRNVWGPILFKHCRVQYSQETKKMEIMEGKFVGKCKPTRHMTVDQELQDDCDSDYEDNKIDDVDDENGQIPDVVVADDIFLDDFTDQDMRNIERIYKNVLMKTKSREKQKALVKKYLGWVSGQLKKKGQDTLDFTKVKRAEIHGCGYILKLLDELCDEEWKELGIPSN; encoded by the exons ATGATTAAGGAACTACTTCGCAGGTTTGCCCGAGAGAACTTTGGCCGTGCTAACAATGTGCCAGTTTTGCATGGACATTCAGAGACAGCAAAGCCTTTGTCCCTGATAATCAAACGAAAGAGATCAATATGGAAACGCCCCTTTGCGAGAGAAGAAATGATCATTCTCGGTGGCCtggaaaaatttgtttccagCGATTGTCAAAAAAAGTATCTGGATGCCGTTAAATCAAAGGTTATTGAAGAGCAAGTGATGGAGAAGGGGAAAAATGATCCAGTAGACAG GCACAAAGAATTTAGTTTTGATATTGCGCGCGTTGGAAAGATAAAGCTGTCTGCCGACGACAACCTGGGAGACCTTCTACTTGGCAGAGTTCGCCAGGAATATATAGTAGATCCAGACCTTCGTGAAATACTTTCTTGTGCAGTCCTGGACGCTGACAAGATGATTGCTTATCAAGATCATGAACTGCTTCTCATGACCTCTGTAGTTTACAGTGAAAGTTTTGAGGTTGTGGATGAAAGGAAGCAAAAG TGTGATGTTGAACTTCCATTGGAGCTCTCAGAGGTTCTGAAATCCAAACTCCACGGTAACTACAAACAAACGTTAACTCCTCCGGGGGTGGCAAAAAGAAACGTTTGGGGACCAATTCTTTTCAAGCATTGTCGTGTTCAGTATagtcaagaaacaaaaaaaatggagaTCATGGAGGGAAAGTTTGTCGGCAAGTGTAAACCAACGCGACATATGACTGTCGATCAGGAATTGCAAGATGACTGTGATTCTGATTACGAagacaataaaattgatgatgttgatgacgAGAATGGACAGATTCCAGATGTTGTGGTTGCAGACGACATTTTTCTAG ATGATTTCACTGACCAGGACATGAGGAATATTGAGCGCATATACAAGAACGTGTTGATGAAAACGAAGAGCCGAGAGAAGCAAAAAGCGCTGGTCAAAAAGTACCTGGGATGGGTGAGTGGACAACTAAAAAAGAAAG GTCAAGACACGCTTGATTTCACAAAAGTCAAGAGAGCAGAAATTCATGGATGTGGATATATTTTGAAATTGCTTGATG
- the LOC141874299 gene encoding uncharacterized protein LOC141874299 isoform X3, with amino-acid sequence MIKELLRRFARENFGRANNVPVLHGHSETAKPLSLIIKRKRSIWKRPFAREEMIILGGLEKFVSSDCQKKYLDAVKSKVIEEQVMEKGKNDPVDRHKEFSFDIARVGKIKLSADDNLGDLLLGRVRQEYIVDPDLREILSCAVLDADKMIAYQDHELLLMTSVVYSESFEVVDERKQKCDVELPLELSEVLKSKLHGNYKQTLTPPGVAKRNVWGPILFKHCRVQYSQETKKMEIMEGKFVGKCKPTRHMTVDQELQDDCDSDYEDNKIDDVDDENGQIPDVVVADDIFLDDFTDQDMRNIERIYKNVLMKTKSREKQKALVKKYLGWVKTRLISQKSREQKFMDVDIF; translated from the exons ATGATTAAGGAACTACTTCGCAGGTTTGCCCGAGAGAACTTTGGCCGTGCTAACAATGTGCCAGTTTTGCATGGACATTCAGAGACAGCAAAGCCTTTGTCCCTGATAATCAAACGAAAGAGATCAATATGGAAACGCCCCTTTGCGAGAGAAGAAATGATCATTCTCGGTGGCCtggaaaaatttgtttccagCGATTGTCAAAAAAAGTATCTGGATGCCGTTAAATCAAAGGTTATTGAAGAGCAAGTGATGGAGAAGGGGAAAAATGATCCAGTAGACAG GCACAAAGAATTTAGTTTTGATATTGCGCGCGTTGGAAAGATAAAGCTGTCTGCCGACGACAACCTGGGAGACCTTCTACTTGGCAGAGTTCGCCAGGAATATATAGTAGATCCAGACCTTCGTGAAATACTTTCTTGTGCAGTCCTGGACGCTGACAAGATGATTGCTTATCAAGATCATGAACTGCTTCTCATGACCTCTGTAGTTTACAGTGAAAGTTTTGAGGTTGTGGATGAAAGGAAGCAAAAG TGTGATGTTGAACTTCCATTGGAGCTCTCAGAGGTTCTGAAATCCAAACTCCACGGTAACTACAAACAAACGTTAACTCCTCCGGGGGTGGCAAAAAGAAACGTTTGGGGACCAATTCTTTTCAAGCATTGTCGTGTTCAGTATagtcaagaaacaaaaaaaatggagaTCATGGAGGGAAAGTTTGTCGGCAAGTGTAAACCAACGCGACATATGACTGTCGATCAGGAATTGCAAGATGACTGTGATTCTGATTACGAagacaataaaattgatgatgttgatgacgAGAATGGACAGATTCCAGATGTTGTGGTTGCAGACGACATTTTTCTAG ATGATTTCACTGACCAGGACATGAGGAATATTGAGCGCATATACAAGAACGTGTTGATGAAAACGAAGAGCCGAGAGAAGCAAAAAGCGCTGGTCAAAAAGTACCTGGGATGG GTCAAGACACGCTTGATTTCACAAAAGTCAAGAGAGCAGAAATTCATGGATGTGGATATATTTTGA